GGTCTTCGTGCCAAAGGTGGCGAACAGGGACTGGATAATGGGCGGCATACTGCTCGATCAGCTCACGTGTGGCGGGGCGTGACCCGTCGTCGGCAATGATTAGCTCGAAGTCTTTGTATGTCTGCACACTGTATCCGATCAAAACTTTCTCCAACCAATTCTCGGCGTTGTAGGTGCTGACGACTACGGAAATTTTCATAAATTTTGGCTTCGGGCTTTGCAAAAGTACTAAATAAATTATATTTGTTGCACAATTGCTAATGAATGGACTTAACCCGTAAGGCCCCCATTTCGGTTCTTATCATAACGCTGAATGAAGAGTCCCACATGAGGGAACTTTTGACTGATTTGGACTTTGCAGACGAGGTAATAGTAGTCGATTCATACAGTAAGGACAAAACGAAGGAGATCGCACAATCCTTCCCGTACGTCACATTTATAGAACACCCTTTCCAGAATTTCACGGCCCAACGGAATTTCGCGATCGATATGGCGCGAAACAATTGGATTTTGTTCATTGATGCCGACGAGCGTCTGACGCCCGAACTAAAACAGGAGATCCTGGAGACGGTCGAGCGCAACGAACCCGTAAACGCCTACCTGTTTTACCGGAAGTTCTTTTTCAAGCGAAAAGTACTTCATTTCAGTGGCTGGCAGACCGATCGTATCTTCCGGCTCTTCCGCAAAGACAAAGCGCGTTACACCGCCAAGCGCCTCGTGCACGAGAAACTCGATGTTGACGGACGCATCGGGGTGTTCCGCAACAAGTTGATACATTATTCCTACGCCGATTACGAAAGCTATAAAGGCAAAATGCTCACATACGGCAAGTTAAAGGCAAGGGAAAAATTCCAGAGCGGTTTCAAACCGACCTTTTTCCATTGGCATGGCCACGCGCTGTATAACTTCCTCTACCAATACCTGGTGCGACTGGGTATCCTTGACGGCCAAAAAGGATTCGTCATCTGTTACCTGAATGCCCTGAGCGTCAGGGAAAGGTACCGCGAGTTGCGGAAACTCTACCGCGACGATAAAAAATAACAGCCATGGCAGCGCAATTCGATCATTTCCTGATTACGCGGTTCAACCTTCGCAATCCGAAATGGGAATTGACGAAAAATCGCGAAACCCTGTTAACCGACCAGTGGATGACGGAGCGCCTGGCCCTATTCGCCAATTTTTGCCTGCCTTCCGTGGCGGCACAATCCAACAAAGATTTTCGCTGGCTACTGTTCTTCGACGACACCACGGCACCCGCTTTCCGACAGCAGATGGCCGAGATGACAGCCCCGCATCCGTTCATCGAAATCCACTATATAGCCGGAATGGCGGCGTTCTACGACAGCATCGCGCAACTCGTCGGACGCTCGGAAAAGCCCTACCTCATCACGTCCCGGCTCGATAATGACGATTGCATCCACCGCGACTTCATCGCAGAAGTGCAGCAGCAATTCGACCGCCAGGACTATCTCGCCATCGACGTCCACAAAGGCTATTCACTGCAGGTCGAGCCGGTTATGATGCTTGGCAAAAAAGAACACGTTTTCAATCCCTTTATCAGCCTTATCGAGAAAAACGAGCAGCCACGTACGGTATGGGCAAACGACCACAACCATTGGAAGAAAGAGTCGCGCGTGCGTCCCCTGACTCACCGTAGGCTGTGGATGTCAATCATCCACGAAAAGAACAAGGTGAATGAATTCGACGGATATGGAAATGTGGATTGGAACGACTTACGGCAACAATTCATCGTCTCAGAGGCCATCGATACACGCATTCAGCATACACTGTTACCGGTCTCGAAATGGCGCTTCCTC
This genomic interval from Flavobacterium sp. HJ-32-4 contains the following:
- a CDS encoding glycosyltransferase family 2 protein; its protein translation is MDLTRKAPISVLIITLNEESHMRELLTDLDFADEVIVVDSYSKDKTKEIAQSFPYVTFIEHPFQNFTAQRNFAIDMARNNWILFIDADERLTPELKQEILETVERNEPVNAYLFYRKFFFKRKVLHFSGWQTDRIFRLFRKDKARYTAKRLVHEKLDVDGRIGVFRNKLIHYSYADYESYKGKMLTYGKLKAREKFQSGFKPTFFHWHGHALYNFLYQYLVRLGILDGQKGFVICYLNALSVRERYRELRKLYRDDKK
- a CDS encoding glycosyltransferase, encoding MAAQFDHFLITRFNLRNPKWELTKNRETLLTDQWMTERLALFANFCLPSVAAQSNKDFRWLLFFDDTTAPAFRQQMAEMTAPHPFIEIHYIAGMAAFYDSIAQLVGRSEKPYLITSRLDNDDCIHRDFIAEVQQQFDRQDYLAIDVHKGYSLQVEPVMMLGKKEHVFNPFISLIEKNEQPRTVWANDHNHWKKESRVRPLTHRRLWMSIIHEKNKVNEFDGYGNVDWNDLRQQFIVSEAIDTRIQHTLLPVSKWRFLSFRNRLYVKWVMLNKLFKKSLGLYRVKK